Proteins co-encoded in one candidate division KSB1 bacterium genomic window:
- a CDS encoding glycine cleavage system protein T produces PMLNKPIAMGYVRADLCEVGTPLAVDLRGKKAPARVVPTPFYKRPY; encoded by the coding sequence CCCATGCTGAACAAGCCCATCGCCATGGGCTATGTCCGGGCCGATCTGTGTGAGGTCGGGACGCCCCTCGCGGTGGATCTCCGGGGCAAGAAGGCACCGGCGCGGGTGGTTCCCACGCCGTTCTACAAGAGACCGTATTGA
- a CDS encoding pyridoxal phosphate-dependent aminotransferase, with protein MRFAKRMSRLGTETAFEMLARAKALEEKGREVIHLEIGEPDFDTPPHIVEAAVRALRQGYTHYSPAPGLPVLRQTIAEVAGLRRGIQVAMENVVVTPGAKPIMFFGILACVEEGDEVIYPDPGFPIYESLINFVGAKPVPIRLREERGFSFDVGELADLITERTKMIILNSPHNPTGGVLSRSDLEAIAELVRDRDIWILSDEIYKDIVYDGEFFSIASLPGMQEKTIILDGFSKTYAMTGWRLGYGIMPVPLAEKVTKLLVNSHSCTATFIQMAGVEALRGPQDDVYRMVAEFQRRRDVIVEGLNRIEGIRCLLPQGAFYVFPNVSAIPMSTRELEQYLLQEAGVATLSGTAFGKNGEGYLRFSYANSVENIQKALDRLEKALAKLR; from the coding sequence ATGCGTTTTGCCAAGCGTATGAGTCGGTTGGGCACAGAGACGGCATTCGAGATGTTAGCCAGGGCGAAGGCGCTGGAGGAGAAGGGTCGGGAAGTCATCCACCTCGAGATTGGCGAGCCGGATTTCGACACACCTCCGCACATTGTAGAGGCAGCGGTGCGGGCGCTACGTCAGGGGTACACCCACTACAGCCCTGCCCCGGGACTCCCGGTCCTCCGCCAGACGATCGCGGAGGTCGCAGGACTGCGCCGCGGTATCCAGGTGGCTATGGAGAACGTGGTCGTGACGCCCGGAGCTAAGCCGATCATGTTCTTCGGCATCCTGGCGTGCGTGGAGGAGGGAGACGAAGTCATCTATCCGGACCCCGGCTTCCCGATCTACGAGTCCCTCATCAACTTCGTGGGCGCCAAGCCTGTGCCTATCCGCCTGCGGGAGGAGCGCGGCTTCAGCTTCGACGTCGGGGAGCTGGCGGACCTCATCACCGAGCGCACTAAGATGATCATCCTCAATTCGCCGCACAACCCAACAGGGGGGGTCCTCTCGCGCTCGGACCTGGAGGCCATCGCCGAGTTGGTCCGGGACCGGGACATCTGGATCCTTTCGGACGAGATCTACAAGGACATTGTCTACGATGGGGAGTTCTTTAGCATCGCCTCGCTGCCGGGAATGCAGGAGAAGACCATCATTCTGGACGGCTTCTCGAAGACCTACGCCATGACGGGATGGCGTCTGGGCTACGGCATTATGCCGGTCCCCCTGGCGGAAAAAGTCACAAAGCTGCTGGTCAACAGCCATTCCTGCACCGCCACGTTCATCCAGATGGCCGGCGTGGAGGCACTTCGCGGTCCCCAAGACGATGTGTACCGGATGGTGGCGGAGTTTCAGCGCCGGCGTGACGTGATCGTCGAAGGCCTGAATCGAATCGAAGGGATCCGCTGCCTCCTGCCTCAGGGGGCCTTCTACGTGTTCCCAAACGTAAGCGCGATCCCCATGTCCACCCGCGAACTGGAACAATACCTCCTGCAAGAGGCGGGCGTGGCCACCCTCTCCGGGACCGCCTTCGGTAAGAACGGAGAAGGGTATCTGCGGTTCTCGTACGCAAACTCCGTGGAGAACATCCAAAAGGCTCTGGACAGGCTGGAAAAGGCCCTTGCGAAGCTGAGGTAG
- a CDS encoding DNA translocase FtsK: MRKQRQDPAPRNRQEAVGLLLITFGLLLLLAMVTFHPKEVPGSIRLGHTRNAMGFVGAYLAYYLIRYTFGYAALAIPLLIVAAGWNRFRQREAAGLVRLTLYLLLLAVYASVLMALPAVLQEDGLPDFRLGGSVGVFLAREMLVLLGLAGTVIVLFAIALIAFSAATQVSLAAWFSALGDRVGKLGIAVRKKLNQWRLARASRRAMDLAARQEVRRPARIPEEAEEEEEEAEDVERELFDLDEIRADERRARIVALRPVERKPSAVEQTQLELPVEPPGAVRAEAGQYSSSNYQFPPLSLLLPSEPVDEMTDAELRENARLLEQALLEFNVQAKVVEISPGPVITRYEVEPAPGVKIAQILSLSNDLARMLRARSIRIVAPIPGKAAVGIEIPNRNPAIVRIREILESREFQESPSVLTIALGRTVSGKPYVTDLAKMPHLLVAGATGSGKSVCLNAIITSILYKARPDQVQFVLIDPKRLELSLYAKLRDHHLNYVEGLDEVVITTPANAITALRAVEYEMQRRYELFAHAGVRSFEDYDQKVRQGEATAENGEPFEPIPRLVVIVDELADLMLTAAKEVEEPIARLAHMSRAVGIHLVLATQRPSVDVLTGVIKANFPVRIAFRVFSKTDSRTILDMNGAEKLLGRGDMLFVPPGSPEPIRVHGAYVSTEESEALANWVANQPPYPKEPLAQLREQSAAGGEWGGGERDPLFEEAARLVVRHQQGSISLLQRRLKIGYSRAARIIDELEEAGIVGPFDGSKAREVLVDEEGLMAMGIAPYGD, encoded by the coding sequence ATGAGAAAGCAGCGCCAAGATCCGGCTCCCCGGAACCGGCAGGAAGCGGTGGGGCTTCTGCTTATTACCTTTGGCCTCTTGCTTCTGCTGGCAATGGTGACGTTCCATCCAAAGGAGGTGCCCGGGAGCATCCGGCTGGGCCACACGCGGAATGCAATGGGTTTTGTGGGAGCCTACCTCGCCTATTACCTGATCCGCTACACCTTCGGCTACGCGGCCCTGGCGATCCCGCTGCTCATTGTGGCCGCTGGCTGGAATCGCTTCCGGCAGCGGGAGGCTGCAGGACTGGTGCGCCTAACCTTGTACCTCTTGCTCCTCGCTGTCTATGCCTCTGTTCTGATGGCTCTGCCGGCTGTACTCCAGGAGGACGGTCTACCCGATTTCCGCTTGGGCGGGTCGGTGGGTGTTTTCCTGGCGCGGGAAATGCTTGTCCTTCTCGGCCTTGCGGGCACGGTAATCGTCCTTTTCGCCATCGCCCTGATCGCGTTTTCCGCGGCGACGCAGGTAAGCCTTGCGGCCTGGTTCAGCGCCCTGGGAGATCGCGTCGGGAAGCTGGGGATCGCGGTGCGAAAGAAGTTGAACCAGTGGCGGCTGGCCAGGGCCTCGAGGCGTGCGATGGACCTCGCCGCACGGCAAGAAGTCCGGCGGCCGGCGCGAATCCCGGAAGAAGCGGAGGAGGAAGAGGAGGAAGCCGAGGACGTCGAAAGGGAACTCTTTGACCTCGATGAGATCCGGGCGGACGAAAGGCGGGCCAGGATCGTCGCTCTCCGTCCGGTGGAACGGAAACCCTCGGCTGTGGAGCAGACCCAATTGGAGCTTCCGGTAGAGCCGCCGGGCGCGGTCAGAGCTGAGGCGGGGCAGTACTCTTCCTCGAACTACCAGTTTCCCCCTCTCTCTCTCCTCTTGCCCTCGGAGCCGGTGGATGAGATGACCGATGCTGAGCTCCGGGAAAATGCCCGTCTTCTGGAGCAAGCGCTCCTTGAGTTCAACGTGCAGGCGAAGGTTGTGGAGATCAGCCCGGGTCCGGTGATCACGCGCTACGAGGTGGAGCCGGCGCCTGGGGTCAAAATCGCGCAGATTCTCAGCCTGTCCAACGACCTTGCGCGCATGTTGCGGGCCCGCAGCATCCGGATTGTCGCTCCCATCCCCGGGAAGGCCGCTGTGGGGATCGAGATCCCGAATCGCAATCCGGCGATCGTGCGCATTCGGGAGATTTTGGAATCGCGCGAGTTTCAGGAGTCGCCGTCCGTGCTTACCATCGCCCTGGGACGGACGGTCTCGGGGAAGCCCTACGTGACGGATCTGGCGAAGATGCCGCACCTCCTGGTGGCAGGTGCCACGGGCTCGGGGAAGAGTGTGTGCCTGAACGCCATCATCACCAGCATCCTCTACAAGGCGCGGCCGGACCAGGTCCAGTTCGTACTGATCGATCCCAAGCGGCTGGAGCTTTCCCTCTACGCGAAGCTCAGGGACCACCACCTGAACTATGTGGAGGGACTGGACGAGGTCGTCATCACCACCCCAGCCAATGCGATTACCGCCCTGCGGGCGGTCGAATACGAGATGCAGCGGCGTTACGAGCTCTTCGCCCACGCCGGGGTGCGGAGCTTCGAAGATTACGACCAGAAGGTGCGCCAGGGTGAGGCCACGGCGGAGAACGGGGAGCCCTTTGAGCCCATCCCCCGCCTGGTGGTGATTGTCGATGAGCTTGCCGACCTCATGCTCACCGCCGCCAAGGAGGTGGAGGAGCCCATTGCTCGCCTGGCCCACATGAGCCGCGCCGTCGGGATCCACCTCGTTCTGGCTACCCAGAGGCCTTCCGTCGATGTCCTGACCGGGGTGATCAAGGCCAACTTCCCGGTACGGATCGCCTTCCGCGTGTTCTCGAAGACAGACTCCCGCACCATCCTGGACATGAACGGGGCGGAGAAGCTCCTTGGACGGGGGGACATGCTTTTCGTTCCGCCAGGAAGCCCCGAGCCCATCCGCGTGCACGGCGCTTACGTCTCCACGGAGGAATCCGAGGCCCTGGCCAATTGGGTCGCCAACCAGCCGCCCTACCCGAAGGAACCTCTGGCGCAGCTGCGCGAGCAGTCCGCGGCCGGGGGAGAATGGGGCGGAGGGGAGAGGGATCCTCTGTTCGAGGAGGCGGCCCGGCTGGTGGTCCGTCACCAGCAAGGCTCGATTTCCCTGCTTCAGCGCCGGCTCAAAATCGGGTACTCCCGTGCGGCGCGCATTATCGATGAGCTCGAGGAAGCAGGCATTGTCGGCCCCTTCGACGGTAGCAAGGCCCGCGAGGTCCTGGTCGACGAGGAAGGCCTGATGGCCATGGGCATTGCTCCCTACGGCGATTAG
- a CDS encoding 2-phosphosulfolactate phosphatase yields the protein MRVDVVLGPRCLPPDRGRGKAAVVVDVLRAGTTVAYALTNGAERVIPVVSVRAARRLARGFPRQTVLLCGERRALPPPGFDLGNSPREFTPDRVRGKTLVLTTTNATRALSRLRGAAAVALVGLVNAPAASRWLAGLGSDAVIVCAGRANEPAAEDILAAGIILNELRRQGEVELTDAARVAGEWALAVGERALSVLQDSQHGRYLCSLGMAADVEVCSQVGLLTTLAVLRGDSLVGVQVSG from the coding sequence ATGCGGGTGGACGTCGTCCTGGGGCCTCGCTGCCTGCCTCCGGACAGAGGAAGGGGGAAAGCAGCGGTCGTGGTGGATGTGCTGCGAGCAGGGACGACGGTGGCTTACGCACTGACCAACGGGGCCGAACGGGTGATTCCCGTGGTCAGCGTGCGCGCGGCCCGTCGCCTCGCGCGGGGGTTCCCCCGCCAAACAGTTCTGCTATGCGGGGAACGGAGAGCCCTTCCCCCTCCCGGATTCGACCTGGGAAATTCACCGCGCGAATTCACTCCGGATAGAGTGCGGGGGAAGACACTTGTATTGACCACAACGAACGCCACGCGCGCACTTTCCCGGCTGCGTGGGGCAGCTGCTGTAGCCCTTGTGGGCCTGGTGAACGCGCCGGCCGCAAGCCGCTGGCTGGCTGGGCTGGGTAGCGACGCGGTGATCGTGTGCGCCGGGCGCGCGAACGAGCCGGCTGCTGAGGACATCCTCGCCGCCGGCATCATCCTGAATGAACTCCGGCGCCAGGGGGAGGTGGAGCTCACGGACGCTGCGCGGGTGGCCGGCGAGTGGGCCCTGGCGGTAGGCGAGCGGGCTCTGTCCGTCCTGCAGGACTCCCAACATGGTCGGTACCTGTGTTCCCTCGGGATGGCAGCGGACGTGGAGGTCTGTAGCCAGGTGGGGCTTCTTACAACCTTAGCCGTGCTTCGCGGGGATAGCTTGGTCGGAGTGCAAGTCTCAGGCTGA
- the gcvT gene encoding glycine cleavage system aminomethyltransferase GcvT, with translation MQTKQTALYEIHRQLGAKMVEFAGYWMPIYYRGILEEHRRVRTTVGVFDVSHMGEFFFSGPEAASFLQWVTINDVHKLSVYQAQYSAMCYEHGGLVDDLILYRFPDRYLMVVNAANIQKDWDWLEAHRRPGVTMENRSDELSLLAVQGRYAEATLQKLTDVDLHHIKYYWFVEAKVAGVQAIVSRTGYTGEDGFEVCVSNEDAPRVWEAIFDAGREFEIEPIGLGARDTLRLEMKYCLYGNDIDQNTNPIEAGLGWITKMNKGDFIGRAALEQVLQNGPSRKLVGLEVEGKAFPRHGYPILDESGAEQVGFVTSGT, from the coding sequence ATGCAGACCAAGCAAACAGCCCTCTACGAGATCCACCGCCAGCTGGGTGCCAAAATGGTCGAATTCGCCGGTTACTGGATGCCGATCTATTACCGGGGCATCTTGGAGGAGCACCGGCGAGTGCGCACGACGGTCGGCGTTTTTGACGTCTCCCACATGGGCGAGTTCTTTTTCTCCGGGCCAGAAGCGGCCTCTTTTCTGCAGTGGGTGACCATCAACGACGTACACAAGCTTTCGGTCTACCAGGCCCAATACTCAGCGATGTGTTACGAACACGGGGGCCTGGTTGACGATCTCATTCTCTACCGTTTCCCCGACCGTTACCTGATGGTGGTCAATGCTGCCAACATCCAGAAGGACTGGGATTGGCTCGAGGCCCATCGGCGGCCGGGAGTGACCATGGAGAACCGCAGCGACGAGCTCAGCCTCCTCGCTGTACAGGGAAGATATGCCGAGGCCACCCTGCAAAAGCTGACCGACGTCGATCTTCACCACATCAAGTACTATTGGTTTGTTGAGGCGAAGGTAGCTGGAGTCCAGGCCATCGTCTCGCGCACAGGCTACACGGGAGAAGACGGCTTCGAGGTTTGCGTATCGAACGAGGACGCCCCGCGTGTCTGGGAGGCAATTTTCGATGCCGGGCGGGAGTTCGAGATCGAGCCCATTGGCCTGGGTGCCCGCGATACCCTCCGTCTCGAAATGAAATACTGCCTCTACGGCAATGATATCGATCAGAATACGAACCCCATCGAGGCAGGGCTCGGCTGGATCACGAAGATGAACAAGGGGGATTTCATCGGTCGGGCGGCCCTGGAGCAAGTGCTGCAAAACGGGCCCTCCCGCAAGCTGGTCGGCCTGGAGGTAGAGGGGAAGGCCTTCCCCCGCCATGGCTACCCCATCCTTGACGAGTCGGGCGCCGAGCAGGTGGGCTTCGTCACCTCGGGGACCT